TGGGCGTTCGGCACGGCGGGGACGCCGGTGCGGGTGATCAAGTAGTCGACTTGCGACCGGAGTTGCCGGGCTCCCCGAACGGCAGGTGTACGACGAGCAGTGCGAACCCGCTGAGTACGAGCACCCGGGTTGCCGCGTCCAGACCGTTCCAGGTCTTCGACTGCCACATGGAGAACCACTCCCCGCCGATGGCGATGAACCCGGCGCCGAAGAGCAGCATGAGCATGAGCAGGCCGTAGGTGGACAGTTGGCGGGCGCGGGCGTAGCTGCGGCGTGCCCAGAACCACGTACCCGCGATGAGGACGAGCGCGGCGACGGTCTCCCAGACGATGATCGCGATGTACGCGGCGTCCTGAAGTCCGGTGCTCGTGATGGCTCTCCACATCAGGTCGTCGTCCTTGAACGTGGTGTCCATGGCCAGAACATGGCGGACGAACTGCTGGTTGGTGCCGAAGTCGGTGATGTTGCCGAAGGCGACGAGGGCGATGTAGAGGGCGACGGTGGCGGTGAGAAGGGTGGCGGCGAGGGGGGCGGCGGAGAGGGGGAGGACGCGTGGGGCGTCAGAGGATTTTGGGGCGGAAGGGGTTTTAGAAGCCATGGGGGGTTCCTTCCCTGCGCCAGCCCGTGCGGGGTAGGCGGATTCGGCCAGAATGGCGGCGAGTGAGGCTTGAAAGGGGTCGGTCGTCGTGATCGGGCGCTCTGTCATGAGTAGGAGAACTCATGACCTGGGGCCCGTGGTGCGGGGAAGATCCTGGCATGACGATGATCAGGACGTCCCGGGTGCCGGTCGGGATGCTGCTGCCG
Above is a genomic segment from Streptomyces sp. R21 containing:
- a CDS encoding DUF2165 domain-containing protein, whose translation is MASKTPSAPKSSDAPRVLPLSAAPLAATLLTATVALYIALVAFGNITDFGTNQQFVRHVLAMDTTFKDDDLMWRAITSTGLQDAAYIAIIVWETVAALVLIAGTWFWARRSYARARQLSTYGLLMLMLLFGAGFIAIGGEWFSMWQSKTWNGLDAATRVLVLSGFALLVVHLPFGEPGNSGRKSTT